From Parasteatoda tepidariorum isolate YZ-2023 chromosome 1, CAS_Ptep_4.0, whole genome shotgun sequence, one genomic window encodes:
- the LOC107451476 gene encoding uncharacterized protein isoform X2 has product MTTNNEKDPLNLDNILIVRKIPEVKEITDPEDSDSSETSENFERDIKRELQALHADERGRLALINELAEIKKSREKQCEAQRRRQKVLEMEKQRSKHIAGLPPPLPASIRSLLKERDKKNCECKEMNECQESEQPFVGVQGTAFGTKRDYNLAYDFDNKENFLTEEEREERERIQAENDMKARKRYNDALKKDRMKQECDEALRQIQNAELANRRLQAKHISSKGGIVPCSAPDKLKHGEEQVRMEDAVETIYKNNPKEHAIEDLEGYEDQWEQKYREVDSNRLVDCIPRYVRDNYSYLLEDESAFRCGNRFSGFDDSYDQLNTAYIASPPATGGTADGIASSEELQTIINELDKMRAERKELYEAEFMHFLEESQNQVKPTVADKAIEVQTLKQPTEDKSVEICNIPLQEDKPSTSVSVQVDLLRGGIMDFQRRNLGSKLMSHENGLGKYSVDRERTLLENNQSSSHSENWSSTSYFSLPSNHGMPSLSRPRDPLYATTSTKVLTPPKDCIPLSKAPIELDTTSKPDAVLFPKEKVSPTKKLDQTKVSPTTEKPDGRQILDQSLRKSKLAYYVKKVADKYLENNYIKASTPCTSRDVDDAVTRSDRLSSSFYQKRMEEAKASSSAGISQEESPKLLDRSSFEGSVSLESSSPENPRVPMSLYWGGLPYQREENSVKTDQEFYFKSTNVITPPTKAANDKVSRDPHRFRDLSTILEIDSAYTNDTVPSFIDLSSSFKKLSTGGRDRVRDRKCPEDMDVSPVSLLEPPSSKISELAKSIKFVSDTTDSKRIRESLPIVSGTLEDLQTPKSNIETSTPRHPPSLTRIGRELHEHRTITTESGMSSLLAASQRTPYSSSFQDSYRRPPYLTDVDTLPKYFEDVSTVKQSNRFIKYHGGFEMTPFKSSYMDAPSFPPKLPIEDKEIAPKNHGSKQVVSPDSSGGSFKPASPYISSSHSPRDGILDKVDALLEKQYESSSGSFKAPRSYISSSTQSPQEDKVAMSREKYAHKKLTHACDQNISDSSSSMKPPTHFSYSSSNEQSSHSQERIVPRPIPDSSKKLQRRIPSGTVTEEDSAESFTNITPGSYISSPATSGPHSPFKSRGGEVMDENIKYQHESIYSEDSSETFKSPEYPRSGNLNTRISVPLLEETLSLHSLHSNNSSASSKSSLLDPLLNVLHKFRVTTDAKYLFSDLNPDMESPSDPHYFQYNFSMGDGSHFKQNQIGEIIADAARNANKLTFAKSGLVEKENHAQKSTEVVSQDCAKSCGSGFFVPQLHEKDLQSVENSEANSYKIKSSQSEGFDAQLRHNNYLDSKDKKSTKFLLNSKNAAELCIEDKIAVNRAFEDGAKKCGSDFFVPQLEGIEIHLDAPCNKNRGKIMAVPCQSAEFVPKLSPGDFPDSKIAESTSPNSKNVVSNGKDCHLSNCNGSKNKLETLVLTLNDKFHYPTRNNSSADKTKENLSSKILKNIIQHHVIPISYNSSYQSTARKTFEEITEETGIMEEPELTLMKSEMTLRLESPEKEKLCFGQKRILESVEEHPESLTEHIGTPEQVFFSGPVYSDSPSLISFMRHEISCLSDDTLEVKLPCKKTPGKEYKARTKRLYNNLEEVKSRKGLEERKDQMMKNRQKMKEYAKKLPAPTKKMPTVKKRD; this is encoded by the exons gctTATGACTttgataataaagaaaattttttgactgagGAGGAAAGAGAAGAAAGAGAGCGCATACAAGCAGAAAATGATATGAAAGCAAGAAAGCGATACAATGATGCTCTGAAAAAAGATCGTATGAAACAA gAATGTGATGAAGCACTAAGACAGATCCAAAACGCTGAGCTGGCAAACAGGCGTCTACaagcaaaacatatttcttccaAAGGA GGCATTGTACCTTGTTCTGCACCTGACAAACTAAAACATGGTGAAGAACAGGTGAGAATGGAAGATGCGgttgaaactatttataaaaataacccaaaag AACACGCCATTGAAGATTTAGAAGGATATGAAGATCAGTGGGAGCAAAAATATAGAGAAGTTGATTCAAACAGACTGGTTGATTGCATTCCACGATACGTGAGAGATAACTACTCTTATTTGTTGGAAGATGAGTCTGCATTCCGCTGTGGTAATCGTTTTTCAGGCTTTGATGATAGCTATGATCAACTAAATACAGCATATATTGCTTCACCACCTGCTACTGGTGGTACTGCTGATGGAATTGCTTCTA GTGAAGAGCTACAGACTATTATAAATGAACTGGATAAAATGAGGGCTGAAAGAAAGGAACTGTATGAAGCAGAATTTATGCACTTTCTTGAAGAAAgccaaa ATCAAGTAAAGCCTACTGTAGCAGATAAAGCTATTGAAGTTCAAACTCTAAAACAACCAACTGAAGATAAAAGTGTAGAAATTTGTAATATACCCTTGCAGGAAGACAAACCATCAACATCAGTGAGTGTTCAAGTGGATCTCTTAAGGGGTGGAATTATGGATTTTCAAAGAAG gAATTTAGGGTCCAAACTTATGTCGCATGAAAACGGTTTGGGCAAGTACTCGGTGGATCGTGAACGGACTCTGTTGGAAAACAATCAATCAAGTTCTCACTCAGAAAACTGGTCTTCAACTAGTTACTTTTCTCTTCCTTCTAATCATGGTATGCCAAGTTTATCTAGACCCAGAGATCCTCTTTATGCTACCACTTCTACTAAGGTGCTTACACCCCCTAAAGATTGCATTCCTTTATCAAAAGCACCTATAGAATTGGACACCACCTCAAAACCTGATGCTGTACTATTCCCAAAGGAAAAGGTATCTCCCACTAAAAAGTTGGACCAAACGAAAGTCTCGCCCACGACCGAGAAACCAGATGGGCGGCAGATTCTTGACCAATCATTGAGAAAATCGAAACTTGCTTATTATGTCAAAAAAGTAGCTGATAAATACctagaaaataattacataaaagcATCTACACCATGTACTTCTCGTGATGTTGATGACGCAGTGACTAGAAGTGACCGACTGAGCTCCTCTTTTTATCAGAAGAGAATGGAAGAAGCAAAAGCAAGTTCATCTGCTGGGATATCACAAGAAGAAAGTCCAAAACTTCTTGATCGATCTTCTTTTGAGGGCTCAGTGAGTTTAGAATCATCATCACCAGAAAATCCTAGAGTGCCTATGTCTCTTTACTGGGGTGGACTGCCATATCAGAGAGAAGAAAATAGTGTAAAAACTGaccaagaattttattttaaatctacaaATGTCATTACACCTCCCACGAAAGCTGCAAATGACAAAGTATCCCGTGATCCCCATAGGTTTCGTGATTTAAGTACAATTCTTGAAATCGATTCGGCTTATACGAACGATACAGTTCCTTCTTTTATTGACCTGAGTTCATCTTTCAAAAAGTTGAGTACAGGTGGCAGAGATCGCGTTCGAGATAGAAAATGTCCTGAAGATATGGATGTTTCACCTGTCAGTCTCCTAGAGCCACCCTCTTCCAAAATATCGGAATTAGCTAAgagtataaaatttgtttcagataCAACTGATTCAAAAAGAATCAGAGAGTCATTACCCATAGTTTCTGGAACTCTTGAAGATCTTCAAACTCCTAAATCGAATATAGAAACATCAACTCCGAGGCATCCACCATCTTTAACACGGATTGGTAGAGAATTACATGAGCACAGAACTATAACAACTGAATCTGGCATGTCATCACTTCTCGCGGCTTCTCAGAGAACACCTTACTCGTCTAGTTTTCAAGATTCCTATAGAAGACCTCCATATTTGACTGATGTAGACACTCTGCCAAAATATTTCGAAGATGTAAGCACTGTGAAACAAAGtaatagatttataaaataccaTGGTGGCTTTGAAATGACACCTTTTAAGTCAAGCTATATGGACGCTCCATCATTTCCCCCTAAACTTCCAATTGAAGATAAAGAAATAGCTCCCAAAAACCATGGCTCCAAGCAAGTCGTTTCACCTGATAGCAGTGGTGGAAGTTTCAAACCTGCCTCACCTTACATATCTTCAAGTCATTCTCCTCGAGATGGCATTCTTGATAAAGTAGATGCATTATTggaaaaacaatatgaaagcaGTAGTGGGAGTTTCAAGGCACCTCGCTCCTATATATCTTCATCCACACAGTCTCCTCAAGAGGACAAAGTTGCCATGTCACGTGAAAAATATGCTCATAAAAAATTGACTCATGCATGCGATCAAAACATATCAGACAGTTCAAGTAGTATGAAGCCCCCCACACACTTCTCTTATTCATCTAGCAATGAGCAAAGCAGTCATTCACAAGAAAGAATTGTTCCGAGACCCATTCCTGATTCATCAAAAAAGCTTCAAAGAAGGATCCCATCTGGCACAGTGACAGAGGAAGATAGTGCTGAAAGTTTTACTAATATCACACCTGGGTCTTACATATCTAGCCCTGCAACTTCTGGACCACATAGTCCTTTTAAATCTAGAGGTGGTGAAGTTAtggatgaaaatattaaatatcagcATGAGTCAATTTATTCAGAGGATTCCAGTGAGACATTTAAGAGCCCGGAGTATCCAAGATCGGGTAATCTTAACACTCGCATTTCAGTACCCTTGTTAGAAGAAACCCTTTCCCTCCATTCTTTACATTCTAATAACAGTTCTGCCTCATCTAAAAGTAGCCTTTTAGACCCACTTTTGAATGTACTTCATAAATTTCGTGTGACAACTGATGCAAAATATCTGTTTTCTGACTTAAATCCTGATATGGAATCGCCAAGTGATCCACATTATTTtcagtacaatttttcaatggGTGATGGGTCTCATTTTAAACAGAATCAGATAGGGGAAATTATAGCTGATGCAGCACGTAATGCGAATAAACTTACTTTCGCTAAAAGTGGTTTGgttgaaaaagaaaaccatGCCCAGAAATCAACGGAGGTAGTATCACAAGATTGTGCAAAAAGTTGTGGTTCGGGTTTTTTTGTGCCCCAGCTCCATGAAAAAGATTTGCAATCGGTTGAAAATAGTGAAGCAAACTCATACAAAATTAAGTCGTCTCAGTCTGAAGGATTTGATGCACAACTGAGACATAACAATTATTTGGattctaaagataaaaaaagtacaaaatttctGTTGAACTCAAAAAATGCTGCTGAGTTATGTATTGAAGATAAAATTGCAGTAAACAGAGCTTTTGAAGATGGTGCCAAAAAGTGTggttcagatttttttgtacCACAGCTTGAAGGAATAGAAATACATTTAGATGCACCTTGTAATAAAAACCGTGGGAAAATTATGGCTGTACCTTGCCAGTCTGCTGAATTTGTTCCAAAACTGTCACCTGGTGACTTTCCAGATTCTAAAATTGCTGAAAGCACAAGCCCAAATTCCAAAAATGTGGTATCAAATGGAAAGGATTGTCATTTGAGTAACTGCAAtggatctaaaaataaattagagacATTAGTTTTGactttgaatgataaatttcactACCCAACCAGAAATAATTCATCTGCTGATAAAACTAAAGAG aatttgtcatcaaaaattcttaaaaacattattcaacATCACGTTATTCCTATCAG TTACAACTCAAGTTACCAGTCAACTGCAagaaaaacatttgaagaaataactgaa GAGACTGGAATAATGGAAGAACCTGAACTCACCCTTATGAAATCTGAAATGACGCTTAGATTAGAATctcctgaaaaagaaaaattgtgtttCGGTCAGAAGCGAATCCTAGAATCTGTCGAAGAACACCCAGAATCACTGACAGAGCACATTGGAACTCCAGAACAAGTATTTTTCTCTGGTCCTGTTTACAGTGATTCACCATCTCTCATTTCGTTTATGAGGCACGAGATTAGTTGTTTGTCTGATGATACGTTAGAAG TTAAACTTCCCTGTAAGAAAACACCTGGTAAAGAATATAAAGCTCGAACCAAACG tctttatAATAATCTTGAAGAAGTTAAAAGTCGTAAGGGACTAGAAGAAAGGAAAGaccaaatgatgaaaaatagacagaaaatgaaagaatatgcaaaa AAACTACCCGCACCTACAAAGAAAATGCCAACTGTTAAGAAGAGAGACTGA